One stretch of Terriglobales bacterium DNA includes these proteins:
- a CDS encoding CoA transferase subunit A, translating into MKKVVRDADEAVKDIQDGASIMVGGFGLCGIPENLIDALIRKGVKNLTTMSNNAGVDEFGLGKLLYAGAIKKHIGTYVGENKKLEQMVLSGELELELNPQGTFAERIRAGGAGIAAFFTPTGYGTVIAEGKEARDFNGRMYIMERALTADFALIKAWKGDPWGNLVYRKTARNFNPMMATAARVTIAEVEELVEVGQLDPDLVHTPSVYVNRIFQGTKYEKRIEKRTVRKAGV; encoded by the coding sequence ATGAAGAAAGTGGTACGCGACGCAGATGAAGCGGTAAAGGACATCCAGGACGGCGCCAGCATCATGGTGGGCGGCTTCGGGCTGTGCGGCATCCCGGAAAATCTGATTGACGCGCTCATCCGCAAGGGCGTGAAAAACCTGACCACCATGAGCAACAACGCCGGGGTGGACGAATTCGGGCTGGGCAAGCTGCTGTACGCGGGGGCGATCAAGAAGCACATCGGGACCTACGTCGGGGAGAACAAGAAACTGGAGCAGATGGTCCTGAGCGGCGAACTGGAGCTGGAGCTGAACCCGCAGGGGACGTTCGCCGAGCGGATCCGGGCGGGTGGCGCCGGGATCGCGGCGTTCTTCACCCCGACCGGCTACGGCACGGTGATCGCCGAAGGCAAGGAAGCGCGCGATTTCAACGGGCGCATGTACATCATGGAGCGCGCGCTGACCGCCGATTTCGCACTGATCAAGGCGTGGAAAGGCGACCCGTGGGGCAACCTCGTCTATCGCAAGACGGCGCGGAACTTCAACCCCATGATGGCCACGGCGGCCAGGGTGACGATCGCGGAGGTCGAGGAACTGGTCGAGGTCGGGCAGCTCGATCCCGACCTGGTACACACCCCCAGCGTGTACGTGAACCGCATCTTCCAGGGTACGAAGTACGAGAAGCGCATCGAGAAACGGACGGTGCGGAAGGCGGGAGTGTGA